The Mustela erminea isolate mMusErm1 chromosome 6, mMusErm1.Pri, whole genome shotgun sequence genome includes a region encoding these proteins:
- the LOC116593188 gene encoding 60S ribosomal protein L37-like — translation MTKGTSSFGKRRNKMHTLCRRCGLKAYHLQKSTCGKCGYPAKRKRKYNWSAKAKRRNTTGTGRMRHLKIVYRRFRHGFREGTTPKPKRAAVVASSSS, via the coding sequence ATGACGAAGGGGACGTCATCGTTTGGAAAGCGTCGCAATAAGATGCACACGTTGTGCCGCCGCTGTGGCTTGAAGGCCTACCACCTTCAGAAGTCCACGTGTGGCAAGTGCGGCTACCCTGCCAAGCGCAAGAGAAAGTATAACTGGAGTGCCAAGGCTAAAAGACGGAACACCACTGGGACCGGTCGCATGAGGCACCTAAAAATTGTATACCGCAGATTCAGGCATGGATTCCGTGAAGGAACAACACCTAAGCCCAAGAGGGCAGCTGTTGTGGCATCCAGTTCATCTTAA